One segment of Triticum aestivum cultivar Chinese Spring chromosome 2A, IWGSC CS RefSeq v2.1, whole genome shotgun sequence DNA contains the following:
- the LOC123190217 gene encoding cationic amino acid transporter 8, vacuolar: MAAGEQPQGRRYWRWSKADFFPEPSFQSWRAYGGALAATVPRLRDRVAARSSEAVEAGTLLAESENPLRRCLSWVDLAFLGFGSVVGSGVFVLTGQEARFDAGPAIPLAYAAAGFSALLSSFCYAELATEIPSAGGSFSYLRVELGDMAAFLAAGNILLEAVVGAAGLGRSWTSYLAALFGLDTDALRIHVPALAEGFNLLDPIAVVVLICTSALAMSGARLTSTINSLASVIGIVIIAFVIGAGFSHFHSSNLVEPTFFPFGAAGVFRAAAVVYWSYTGFDMVATMAEETKNPGRDVPLGLLSSMSAITVVYCAMSLALVGMQRYSEIDPNAAYSVAFAATGLKWARYVVALGALKGMTSGLLVGALGQARYTTQIARTHMIPPYFALVHPRTGTPVYATMAVTLGAACVALFSSLDVLASVSSISTLFIFALVAVALLVRRYYVAGKTPARQLRTFLAFLALVVLSSIGLSAYYNSRYARRWPGYAVFGVGWAAGAAGLALAAKQQRQPKVYGVPLMPWLPAMSVATNLFLMGSLGSMAYLRFGICTVAMLVYYVLFGVHATYDVAHSATAADVVAENVEQGKIVPGSTLPA; encoded by the coding sequence ATGGCGGCTGGGGAGCAGCCGCAGGGCCGGCGGTACTGGCGGTGGAGCAAGGCCGATTTTTTCCCGGAGCCCTCGTTCCAGAGCTGGCGCGCGTACGGCGGCGCGCTCGCGGCCACCGTGCCGCGCCTGCGCGACCGCGTGGCCGCCCGATCGTCCGAGGCCGTCGAGGCGGGGACGCTGCTCGCGGAGAGCGAGAACCCGCTGCGCCGCTGCCTCTCCTGGGTCGACCTCGCCTTCCTCGGCTTCGGCTCCGTCGTCGGCTCCGGCGTCTTCGTGCTCACCGGCCAGGAGGCGCGCTTCGACGCCGGCCCGGCCATCCCGCTCGCCTACGCCGCCGCGGGCTTCTCCGCCCTGCTCTCGTCCTTCTGCTACGCGGAGCTCGCCACCGAGATCCCATCTGCCGGGGGCTCCTTCTCGTACCTGCGGGTCGAGCTCGGCGACATGGCGGCGTTCCTCGCCGCCGGGAACATACTGCTGGAGGCCGTCGTGGGGGCGGCCGGCCtggggcgctcctggacgtcctaCCTCGCCGCGCTCTTCGGACTCGACACCGACGCGCTCCGCATCCACGTCCCGGCGCTCGCTGAAGGTTTCAATCTGCTCGATCCCATCGCCGTCGTCGTCCTCATCTGCACCTCCGCCCTGGCCATGTCCGGCGCGCGCCTCACCTCCACCATCAACTCGCTGGCGTCCGTGATCGGCATCGTCATCATCGCCTTCGTCATCGGCGCGGGCTTCTCGCACTTCCACTCCAGCAACCTCGTGGAGCCgaccttcttccccttcggggCCGCCGGCGTGTTCCGCGCGGCGGCGGTGGTGTACTGGTCCTACACGGGCTTCGACATGGTGGCCACCATGGCGGAAGAGACCAAGAACCCCGGCCGGGACGTGCCGCTGGGCCTCCTGTCGTCCATGTCGGCCATCACCGTGGTGTACTGCGCCATGTCCCTGGCGCTGGTCGGCATGCAGCGGTACAGCGAGATCGACCCCAACGCCGCCTACTCGGTGGCGTTCGCCGCGACCGGGCTCAAGTGGGCGCGCTACGTCGTGGCGCTCGGCGCGCTCAAGGGCATGACGAGCGGCCTCCTGGTGGGCGCGCTGGGGCAGGCGCGCTACACCACGCAGATCGCGCGCACGCACATGATCCCGCCCTACTTCGCGCTCGTGCACCCCAGGACCGGCACGCCCGTGTACGCCACCATGGCCGTCACGCTCGGCGCCGCCTGCGTGGCGCTCTTCTCGAGCCTGGACGTGCTCGCCTCCGTCTCCTCCATCAGCACGCTCTTCATCTTCGCCCTGGTGGCCGTCGCGCTGCTCGTCCGCCGCTACTACGTGGCCGGGAAGACCCCGGCCAGGCAGCTGCGCACCTTCCTCGCCTTCCTGGCGCTGGTGGTCCTGTCGTCCATCGGGCTCTCGGCGTACTACAACTCGCGCTACGCCAGGCGGTGGCCGGGGTACGCGGTGTTCGGCGTGGGCTGGGCGGCCGGCGCGGCGGGGCTGGCGCTGGCGGCGAAGCAGCAGCGGCAGCCCAAGGTGTACGGCGTGCCGCTCATGCCGTGGCTGCCGGCCATGTCCGTGGCCACCAACCTGTTCCTGATGGGGTCCCTCGGGTCCATGGCCTACCTGCGCTTCGGCATCTGCACGGTGGCGATGCTCGTGTACTACGTGCTCTTCGGCGTGCACGCGACGTACGACGTGGCGCACTCTGCGACGGCGGCCGACGTCGTGGCCGAGAATGTCGAGCAGGGGAAGATTGTGCCAGGGTCCACGCTGCCGGCATGA